Below is a genomic region from Medicago truncatula cultivar Jemalong A17 chromosome 3, MtrunA17r5.0-ANR, whole genome shotgun sequence.
aaaaggttgttcaaatataattACTCCCTTCAATATttcctagtttttttttcttccctttacccaattttgttttaaagaaaaaaccTTTCACGTGTATCATATCCGAACCACGAGTCTATCACGAGATAtgcttttgttttaattttttcattatttagttAAGCAATGCatgtttttcattaattaaGTCGTTCAcctatttttttagatttttagtGTTGTCTTGATGCGTACGTACCAAGcgttttgatttctttttctattgtttCGTCCAATATTAGTTAACCACATTACTGAAACCATAATAACCAAGAGATGTATGTATGTGTTTCACTGccaaaaataaaccaaaaccaATTGGATGTTATCTTGCAACCTTTTTTAAGGCTGACTTCATCGGCTCAGGCTAGCGTGGGAGACCAAATCAGGTCTCTCACGGTGGGAGGGGAGAAAAAACCTACAATTGCAGGTCACCATTAGttttaatagttttatattatttttgctaTTTATACTTTTGACCCACCTAagttaattataaatatttcactcgagtttttttatttacgaAATTGGCATGtcccctttttttttgttattattatttaaaaaacaaaataagttactatctttaattattattttctttcttctttattctttccTTGTTCTGATTTCTCTGCATCTCTTTCGAGCACCATCATCACAACAATAGTGCTCATGGCACTGGTAAAAACTATTTACAAGTTACTACCATCACCATCATCGGTATCATCAATATtcattaaacaacaacaaccaccgcaacaagtcaatttttttatttaaataaccATTTATaaattaggcttaatacatgctttgatcccttaacttatttttggatttcattttcgtcccttaattaaaaaacGTCTTAAATTGGTCCCTTATGTATTCTACCGTTATCTATTTTGGTCATCGCAATTAGTTTTTTGATTCTTAATATTTGTAATATGATTATAACCGTTCGATTGCAGATCCATAGTATGTTACAGTGGACCATCTGTATCCAATTTGTTCTTCctattcttcttctccttccaaGTTCTTCCTCTGGTCATCAAACTTCAAACCCATTTAAATTTCTTACTCCTtacaacaaccaacaacacataattaatataaataaatcaccataaacacctaatttttcttctttttcttcatcttcttccccctTGTTCAACATCATGCTCAAGAACAAAAATCCAACACCCCTTAAACTGATCACAAACGAAAGCATATACAACCTAATCATAAATCGAAGATAAATAACACCTGAAAATCGAAAACTGAACAGAAGCAGAAAATCGAAGACGAAATTTGTATCAACATCCATTCTGCTATTAACCGTGTGGTTGTTCACACTTCAAAAAATTGGACTTCCATCAGATATTGATGTATCTTCTAAAGAGAAACTCTCAACCCGATATTAATGTTTTGGTCTAAGCATATCTAACTGAAAACCctgtaattttcttttcttactcCATTCAATAATGTTGATGTCATGCATTTCATCCACATGAAATTTGGAAAAAGTTTTCGAAAATTGTTagttgaaaagaagaaaaaagaaaatcatgacaataatataacaaatagtGGAATGAACCTCACCCACAGAAAAATGAGGAACTTAAAAagggttgatttttttttttttttttttaattcatgatgtgttgatgatgatgagaatttggagatttttttttttaattcatgataAGGAATTTAAAAAGGGGTTGTATCTGGATTCTAGAAGAATGAATAAATAAGAATGAGAATtaatatgatgattttaggttgttgttgttggtgttgagGAACAAacaatgagttttgatgatgaaGAATGGATGAATAAGAgcaaagatgatgatgattttgggtGTCCaagtttatttctttctttctttttggattAATGgaagattgatgaagatgatgaagatgagagaagaagaggaagaaaaatctgaaaaatattaGGTGTTAGTGGTTCacactaaaaaacaataaaccCTACATGATCCAACAATCCTcttttaatgaaaaaatcaaaaggttaaaattaaaaaatttactaaGGTCCATGGTGCACCACCTTTAAATATGGTTCACTTTAGACATTTGGtgttaaaaactaacggagatgaCCAAAAGAGTAACGACAGAAAACATaagagaccaaattgaaacgtttttttagttaagggaccattttgaaaaaaaaattaaattaagggactaaatgatgtattaagcctataaATTAAAAGAGCTTTATTTCCCATGACTGAGGTTGGGATTTTGttggaaaacaaaaatatttcagTTTTGAGTGTTTAACAATGCAGAAAATTGCTTGAAATCACAAGGAATTGTTATTTGATTCATGATTCTAGtagtaaaaacaaataacaaggAATTGCTTGAAATCTCAAATTGAGGTTGAAGATGCAGtagtaaaaacaaataaaaaaaaaaaaaaaaactcatacaaCACAGGCGATGGGTATCAAACCGgcaacaatttttttcatcaacaaaCACTAATCAAACCAACTGTACCACTAATTCTATTGTATACGTAcggaatttgattattattaactGTAAAAGGTTAAGCAATAAAAGATTCATATgattaattcaatatattaattaagcAATAAAAGAGTCCTATGATTAATGCAATATATTACATCAAATGCTCGCAGCTATATACATCCTCTGGtaactattataagcaaaaattcatattttaggttcatttaataaTTGTTATATGTGGTATTTAATAAAGAccatatacattatttattaaattaaatgaatttaaaatgtaaatttttgcttataatagtgacctaAGGGTGTGTgtgatattaaaaatttatacaaaAGATTTCGACCAAGTTGATTACTTTTCTGAAGGAATAGTTTGTCGGATTAACTTATATGAAATATTTAGATTGCCGAAATTTTAATTCTTAATTCATTTAGATCACATCAAACTGACCGTTAGTCAATTAAGTCCGTCTTGATCGTCAGAGGAATGTCATTTTTAACTAGGTTTCTAAAGTGAAAGTTTGTCAGATTGACTTAtgccaaaaggaaaaaaatttacaaagcgcttaaaattagattatttttacaAGATATGAAATAAATGTGAATTTCCAAGcgcttaaaatttaaaattcatataaaattcatcccttttttaaaaaaattaaactattgcAGGAGATAATTTTATAATGTATTAAATAAgagttcaaaaaataattttaaattttgaatgatacaTATGAGTTTGCTAAATatgcagggaccaaaaatgcaggGTCTCAATTTACATTACGTTtatggattaaatatgaattgatttgaaatcaatTGGTATCAATAAAAATGCTTGTCACAGTTGGTGTAAATTGGATACTTTGATGATCAAGGTTGCCTGTTTGATACTTTTGTTGCATCAAtgtctttttattaatttttttttacctgcATCTTCAACCTCCAGACGGGTCGAAATGACCCGGTTTATGACCTGGAAGAGAAAACCATAACTTTAAGCCATTTTAACAccaaaaactcaattttaaccTAGACTCACGAACCAAATACcatttctttgtgatttcaagCAATTTTCTGCATCTTTAAACActcaaaattgaaataattttgattagTTTCAACAAAACCCAACTTCAGTTATGGATAAAAACCCTCTTGATTTAAAAATGTtatggaaataaaaaattgatttattgtcgttgttgttgtatttCAATGAATACTAGAtatcagaaaaatattttttaagttgttgttgttcttcaatGAATACTAGATATtagcaaaatattttttaatggtgCCATGAACACTGGTGTTGGATGTAAAGAACTCATGATGCTGGACATGTTGGTAGTAAGGATGGATGTTAGTGGAAAGGAAACCAGAAAAAGGAGAGaggataaagaagaaaaaaaaagagtggtCAAGAAATTGTGTGTGAAAAGATTACCATGACCATTGATCATGTCTCACGTTATATTTTGTTTagcctgattttttttttaagttgttaaataaatttatctGTAAAATAAaggttataaataaataaataaaaaaagagtaatatcACGTTTACTTTAAATATTTAAGACCGGAGGTATTTATAAATATTCTATCCATTAGGGCAAGTTGTgtaattctcaaattttagttaTGGGTAAAATCACATGCAAAAGTACAATTTGCAATTCGCCTACTAGGTACTGTAGCAACAGGTCCCTGGTAAGCAATCTGGACTGCATGTTGGTTTTGAGGCACATCCAACAGTTTAAACACGGTCACCCACGGTGAGAGACCTGATTTGGTCTCCCACGCTAGAAGTCGCCGACTTCATCAGCTTCAAACTTACATGATTTTAAAACGGTACAGTTTAAAAAGTAAGAGGTATATAGTTATAGTAGTTAGTAacgataaaattaaatttttaaatattttaaaaatcattacaaaaaaacacattaacaataaaaaattagaagtgTCAAGTGATCAATGTTTGTGTCTTAAGTAACTGAGTAATTGTCAAAGTGCTATGTTGATCTCAACATGTTCTATGTGTAGACATTATGTAGGAGTAAGGTGATGCTCTGAAGAAGCTCCTTTCTTTTGATGCTTGTGATGCATGATTGAAGATTTTGCTTTGAGACATATCTTATTGACCGCGTGCCaagtatttatgtttttgttaggAGATGTACACAGGAAGAAAACTATGTtatgttttacttttttatcttcttatcttggtcatttttaaatattacaaGATGATTCCACATGTTTGATGGAATCAAACTTTAAACCTTTTATCGAAGCTATTTTATAATATCTCTTGTTATTCGTTGTGATTTTCGTAAGAGCATTTTCGAGCATTGCTATTTATCTAgatagattttatcaagaattgaTTAAGAAAATGTCTCAGCCagttaaatttgttatttgtcaaaaatcaaaggaggtaatgATGTATAATTAAGGAAAGGTGTTAGCAAATACACTGTCTTAAAATTTTCTCGATACAGTTTGTTGTTGTATCTATAATTTCCCTTTTCGTAAATGTTTCTCACTATATTATATAttcaaaagaaattttattaaagtCCCACTTTTCCGCAAGGGAAATGtcaaaccaaactattttaagaaaaagattCTACAATAAACTTTAGGGTTTAGAGAGTGACAAAAAACTCATGTTCGGACTGTATAAATTTCACTTTCATAAAAGACTTTTGGGTGGACTtaaagaaatgttttttttagatttatgaATGAATTCCATGCAAACAAGAGGTTGGTAACAGCTTCTAATAGTACTTTTATAGTCTTGATCTCTAAATAGGAACCTCTCTCTCACTTATCCGCCATGTATCTTTAGTGGGATGCATGTATAAAGTGCCAACGAAGGTCTTAGCAAATAGACTAAACAAAATGTTTTTAAGGTGATTTAAAACGATAAATTTACGTTTGTGAAgagaaaacatattttagatgaCATCACTATTGCAAATGATGTGGTGGCTAAGGTAAATAAATAGAACAAACAGTTGATCTTATTTAAGGTGGACTTTGGTAAAACATGTAATTCAAGAAGAGTCGGATTATTTTGAGTATGTCTTGATGAAAATCAATTTTCCTTAGAAGTGGAGGAAATGAATTTTGGAATGTGTAACTACAGCTTGAACATATGTATATTAGTATTTTGAACACGTTTCATATCATTTTATGTCATAAATTGGGAGAATGATGAATGCGTTTGAAATTTGGCTAAATATCATAAATTTTTTAGCACGTTCATGAAATTATGAGATTTCTTGTTATTTCCTCACTCtctaaaaaatgaataaaagagtgtatatataaaatactttGAAAGATAGTGTGTTATAGacttataattatttttcttatgtgATTCCTTGAAATTCATAGAATAATctgaaatcaaaatttaaatcttGATAGTcttaaaaatcattaaaatattttgaaacaaaaattgtcTTATTAAAATCGTAATACAATACAcctccttatttatttttttaatcaattgatTTCATTTCACAATACACCTCCTtagatttcacatatttttcaaaaaaagataatttcaaaagaaagaaatataaatatcagTAGAATATCCTGCATTTTAGAATGACAATTCATTCACACATCTTTGTCCTATTTTTCCACGTCCATTTTAGATTgtcaatatttgatttttctattCTTGTCGACTACTATGATAACTACTTTCCTTTCTATTTGCCATTCGTGCACCTTATTAAATAATGTCCTCAAAAATTAAGTCtaagttttcaaaaaattatcgtctttcttcaaaaaataattatcgtcttgtattaatatttttaattttaaaccgAAGTAGGAttaatttagatattttttttaagcaaatgtTAGTGTATTAGGTTAGATTTTAGAGTTGAACTTAGATTTTATAGTCGATATTCGTTCAATGTCGATCAACTCATCAATTGAGTTGATACTCAAAAGATCTATATCTGatttgttaaattaatttaaaaataagatttgttaaaattaaatttaaagattaGAACAgattaaattcaaacaaaaaactaccctacttccttaaaaaaaaaactacactacTTGCAATtacataaaatgataaaattaatttgaaattggGATTAAATTCGATCATTTTTTATAGGCAAAATTGATAAAATTGCAAATAAAAGAGTTTGaatgaatgataaaattagAACAAAAACTGCACTACTTGTGATTAAAGAGAATGATGTAGGTAAATCATTCGTAACAAATTCGTAAGGTTTAGTTCAACtgatattgtcaaaaaaattaggttGGACATCTCTATCCGAATTTGAACTATGAACCTTGCAGTTGTGTGCATGTGTGTTTTATATCAATCACAATAAAGAAAGGCATATTATTGTGTTTCAttgtatgtttgtttttatcgcatttgataaggataataaatattttagaatataCAACAATCAAATAagtgttttgagtcttttttgATGATATGTAATTCGGAAAAACAAGACAGTACGTGGAAGATAAAAGGATTTGAAGTATGAAGTTAAATTGTATTTAGAAGGTTTTTGAAGACATTAAGTTCCAAGCATTTTAAGATAGAAGAACGCTAAAAAAAAGAACGGAAAACTGCAGAATTTGCCCTTAGGGGTTGCCCAATGCGCATGTAAAACTTGCCCTTGTGCTTTTGTCTATGCATCTTATACTTTTGTTGTTGGGCAGAACACACTATTTACTTGTTTTTCAAACAGAATCGGAGGGAAAAACCCATAAATCATAACTTAGCACATAAACAAAGTTGTCTATATGTCTCTAAAGGAGACTTTTACACACACTTTTATAGGTTGATGGTACAAGGCAAGAGTCAAACATCACAAGTTTTAAACCAAAGTTTCCATCTATCTTGTTCTTTAGagtatgtttttcttttcttttgtaatgATTCACGTTCTTTTGAGTAACTAAATCTcgttgattatttttatttggtttatGATCATActcttatataaataattagGGTAATGTTAACAATGTCTTTATTGTTTAAGCAATCAaagtagtaatatttatataaaaaattgtgtacttATTACTTTTACATGTGTTTAAGGTCAAACCCCAACCTCTGTTCATAATGTCTTCAATCAATAGCTATCAATTGAGCCACATTTACAAGACAattaaataatttctttaaattattttaaatatacatgtaataatatgttgttaaaatcaattaataatGCATGAAATCCGTGACAAAAAAATCTAGTGTAGAGAAGAATTAGATACCTTATTCCGTTTTGAAAAGAGTGTGTTGTGTGGCGCAATTGAATCTAACAGTGTATTTACCAACTCCCTGACCTCACCAAACATTGTTGTTGCTGGTGGCGGACTACACGAGGGATATTCTTTCCCTTAAACTTCAAAACACTCGCCCccgagaaagagagagagagagagagagagacgacTCACTTTCCACTTCAAACAACATTCAGATTTTCCTTTCTCTTCCATTTTCCGTTTCAAATCTCCAAAATGCAGTCCACAGCCTTCACTCTCTCCCCTACCCTCCCTCTCCACACCAACCCCAACCGTTTCAGACGATCCCTTAACCTCCGTCTCTCCGCCGCCAAATCTAACAACAACGACGGCGGCGTAAATCACAATGGcctctcttcctcttcttcttcttcttcattcacTCGTCAATCATGGTCCATGTCTCCTTCCTCCTCCTCTTTCAAATTCAGACCTCTTCCTCTCGTTCCTACTTCCGATCTTTCTCCTCCTCAAGCCACTTCCGTCCCCGAAAGCGCCGGTGACTCCTCCGCCGAGTCTAGTTCGTTGCTCAAAACTCTTCAGCTTGGATCCTTGTTCGGTTTATGGTACCTCTTTAACATCTACTTCAATATTTACAACAAACAGGTACTACTTCATTCTTTTCATGAGATCTATTTTctcaatgtttattttaattacaatttttgttttatttatacaTTTCTTTGGAGAAGTCGACTGTACTCTTTAAATGAATTTCAGTTATTTCAATGGATTAATCTTTTTAGTTGGTAGTTGTATCGTATTAACTTGTGTTTTCGCAACGGTGAAGAGTATGTTGAATTTGGATTTTGAACTTgatgtgttttttctttttgcaggtTTTGAAGGCGTGTCATTTCCCTGTAACCGTGACTGTAGTTCAATTTGCTGTTGGAACTGTTCTTGTAACCTTTATGTGGGCTCTAAATCTCTACAAAAGACCTAAAATCACTGGTGCCATGGTATTTTGCTCTCTGCTCATTCAATTAAAATCTATGAAACACGCACAAACATTGAgaccgataataatttgagaatatGACATAATTCAAAGTAATCACATGTGACGCCTTCGATTAGAGGTTATGTGCTTTTTTATCATGCATGTGTTTGTTATTTGTATGTAGCTTGCAGCAATATTTCCACTCGCTATCGTGCATACTTTGGGGAATCTTTTCACCAATATGAGTCTTGGAAAGGTGGCTGTGTCATTTACTCACACAATTAAAGCTATGGAGCCTTTCTTTTCTGTCATCCTTTCTGCCATGTTCCTTGGAGAGGTtagaatgttaattttttttgttttttgtttttctcgcAATATGCCATTGGTTAATGTAATTAGTCTGCAGTAAATTTAATGACGATTGATAAGTATGCTTCAAACTATTATGGGTTTAAATTTAATCATGTTCACGGCCAcgatctatgaagcacggatacggacaccagacacgacacgccgacacaactaataatttgaaaaaatcacataattcagtgtaattacaagagTCGGTGTCGTATCGGTGTCGGACATGACACCGGGACACgtctaatccgaggagtgtccgtgcttcatatgCCACGATCCATGAATTTGCGGTTGCAAACTCAGGTCATCAGAAACCTTGATGTTGGGCTACAATTGTGGTCACtgactttttttaaaactctGGTAGTATATTTCTCTGGTAGAATGTTGTCAACTGTGGATTGCATAAAACAACGATTTATTCAAAATTCCGCTATACTACAATGCTATGCTgctatttgttaatattttgtactaaatagtgatttgttca
It encodes:
- the LOC11442188 gene encoding triose phosphate/phosphate translocator, non-green plastid, chloroplastic, with product MQSTAFTLSPTLPLHTNPNRFRRSLNLRLSAAKSNNNDGGVNHNGLSSSSSSSSFTRQSWSMSPSSSSFKFRPLPLVPTSDLSPPQATSVPESAGDSSAESSSLLKTLQLGSLFGLWYLFNIYFNIYNKQVLKACHFPVTVTVVQFAVGTVLVTFMWALNLYKRPKITGAMLAAIFPLAIVHTLGNLFTNMSLGKVAVSFTHTIKAMEPFFSVILSAMFLGERPTPWVIGSLVPIVGGVALASITEASFNWAGFASAMASNVTNQSRNVLSKKVMVKQEESLDNITLFSIITIMSFFLLAPAAIFMEGVKFTPAYLQSAGLDVRQVYTRSLLAALCFHAYQQVSYMILQRVSPVTHSVGNCVKRVVVIVSSVIIFKTPVSPVNAFGTAIALAGVFFYSRVKRIKSKPKTA